From Macaca fascicularis isolate 582-1 chromosome 14, T2T-MFA8v1.1, a single genomic window includes:
- the SAA2 gene encoding serum amyloid A-2 protein precursor (The RefSeq protein has 2 substitutions compared to this genomic sequence): MKLLTGLVFCSLVLGVNSRSWFSFLGEAYDGARDMWRAYSDMKEANYKNSDKYFHARGNYDAAQRGPGGVWAAEVISDARENIQKLLGRGAEDTLADQAANEWGRSGKDPNHFRPAGLPEKY; this comes from the exons ATGAAGCTTCTCACGGGCCTGGTTTTCTGCTCCTTGGTCCTGGGTGTCAGCAGCCGAAGCTGGTTTTCCTTCCTTGGTGAGGCTTATGACG GGGCTCGGGACATGTGGAGAGCCTACTCTGACATGAAAGAAGCCAATTACAAAAATTCAGACAAATACTTCCATGCTAGGGGGAACTATGATGCTGCCCAACGGGGACCTGGGGGTGTCTGGGCCGCAGAAGTGATCAG TGATGCCAGAGAGAATATCCAGAAACTCCTGGGCCATGGTGCGGAGGACACACTGGCTGATCAGGCTGCTAATGAATGGGGCAGGAGTGGCAAAGACCCCAATCACTTCCGACCTGCTGGCCTGCCTGAGAAGTACTGA
- the SAA2 gene encoding serum amyloid A-2 protein isoform X1 has protein sequence MKLLTGLVFCSLVLGVSSRSWFSFLGEAYDGARDMWRAYSDMKEANYKNSDKYFHARGNYDAAQRGPGGVWAAEVISDARENIQKLLGHGAEDTLADQAANEWGRSGKDPNHFRPAGLPEKY, from the exons ATGAAGCTTCTCACGGGCCTGGTTTTCTGCTCCTTGGTCCTGGGTGTCAGCAGCCGAAGCTGGTTTTCCTTCCTTGGTGAGGCTTATGACG GGGCTCGGGACATGTGGAGAGCCTACTCTGACATGAAAGAAGCCAATTACAAAAATTCAGACAAATACTTCCATGCTAGGGGGAACTATGATGCTGCCCAACGGGGACCTGGGGGTGTCTGGGCCGCAGAAGTGATCAG TGATGCCAGAGAGAATATCCAGAAACTCCTGGGCCATGGTGCGGAGGACACACTGGCTGATCAGGCTGCTAATGAATGGGGCAGGAGTGGCAAAGACCCCAATCACTTCCGACCTGCTGGCCTGCCTGAGAAGTACTGA